A part of Paraliobacillus zengyii genomic DNA contains:
- a CDS encoding ABC transporter permease: MWDFLKKDLLILVRDRAELILLLLMPFILISILGFALRGLMTGDTEVLRMQVAIVQQDQEAEGIAQFQNDLEKQNFSNQMATQMDKAASEVLPYQLLGEVLEDDSVRAMIEVIEMNKREAERALKEETIEAILILPENFTYHTLKKMFLNIGEGSQLELLVQQEGELQAGIFQNIMESFTRSVNFEYAIATASGGQDLETGVRTENLGEVETISTRDPVTSFQYYTLAIAVMFVMYVASTIGIRAYMEKYQYVFSRIILAGRSPFAYLSGKLLSTIAIVIIQLFILFTLSAFIFQSFDGESLSFWGGVLLISIVLAICVGSLATLLTSLSVRYDSNNINVVFSGGVVTLFALVGGSFVPASQFSSFSSGIGEWTPNGAALSAYTKWLQGAELINLLPELSRIIAIAVILFLISFVIFPKRRSAK, encoded by the coding sequence ATGTGGGATTTTCTAAAGAAAGATTTACTTATCCTTGTTCGAGATCGTGCCGAATTGATCTTATTATTGTTGATGCCGTTTATTCTAATCTCTATTCTTGGCTTTGCACTACGCGGATTGATGACTGGTGATACGGAAGTACTTCGTATGCAAGTTGCGATAGTTCAGCAAGATCAAGAAGCAGAAGGGATTGCTCAATTTCAAAATGACCTAGAAAAGCAAAATTTTTCAAATCAAATGGCAACTCAAATGGATAAAGCTGCATCAGAAGTTTTACCTTATCAATTGCTAGGTGAAGTATTAGAGGATGATAGTGTTCGTGCGATGATAGAAGTGATCGAAATGAATAAAAGGGAAGCTGAACGAGCATTGAAGGAAGAAACTATTGAAGCTATCTTAATTCTGCCAGAGAATTTCACTTACCATACATTGAAAAAGATGTTTTTAAACATAGGCGAAGGTAGTCAGTTAGAATTACTTGTTCAACAGGAAGGTGAACTCCAGGCAGGAATTTTTCAAAATATTATGGAAAGCTTTACGCGCTCGGTCAATTTTGAATATGCGATTGCAACAGCATCCGGCGGGCAGGATTTAGAGACAGGCGTTAGGACAGAAAATTTAGGAGAGGTTGAGACTATTTCTACGCGTGACCCAGTCACATCATTTCAATACTATACACTCGCAATAGCTGTCATGTTTGTGATGTATGTTGCATCTACAATTGGAATTAGGGCATATATGGAGAAATATCAGTATGTTTTTAGTCGGATTATTTTAGCAGGGAGATCACCATTTGCGTATTTAAGCGGAAAGTTACTATCAACGATCGCAATTGTCATTATCCAATTGTTCATTCTTTTCACTTTATCAGCTTTTATATTCCAATCTTTCGATGGTGAAAGCTTATCTTTTTGGGGAGGCGTGTTACTAATTTCAATTGTATTGGCAATTTGTGTTGGAAGCTTAGCGACCCTATTAACATCACTATCTGTTCGCTATGATAGTAATAATATAAATGTTGTCTTTTCTGGTGGAGTTGTCACCTTATTCGCATTAGTTGGTGGTAGTTTTGTACCTGCCTCGCAATTCTCGAGTTTTTCTAGTGGAATTGGAGAATGGACACCAAATGGGGCAGCGTTATCTGCATATACAAAATGGTTGCAAGGTGCCGAGTTAATAAATTTACTACCTGAACTTAGTCGGATTATCGCGATAGCTGTTATCCTGTTTCTAATTAGTTTTGTAATTTTCCCGAAAAGGAGGTCTGCAAAATGA
- a CDS encoding ABC transporter permease has product MKSVLLLQFTRLKRAPALVLSFFILTIIFVAMLAGSESEAKITVYTYSETLDTNEVTNWVATLNQSDGYDFQLVGSSEVKELIETGDINFALQLNNWNYKFLVGTEDEERIAVEQYVTQVFREEIRLNELVGKSEIDKIKFRSEVKLAMENPVITVKTQALEESSEASTLSGNYQLLFGTALHFSIYTVLFSLMNIVDEKRQGTWDRLILSPIRKLQIYLGHLCYCFLIGFLQITFVFLFFDYVYGYDFGFGPNFGAILLIIGSYIFSIVALGMLVMGLVKSTQQLQAVNPLIATGMAMLGGAFWPLEAVSNQLLLALSKGMPIFYGIKALEEVIIYNKGIMEVLPSISFMLLFGVICMGVGVNLMERVKG; this is encoded by the coding sequence ATGAAATCCGTATTACTATTACAGTTTACTAGATTGAAGCGAGCCCCTGCACTGGTTTTGTCCTTTTTTATACTGACTATCATATTTGTTGCAATGTTAGCGGGTTCTGAATCAGAAGCGAAAATTACAGTATACACATATAGCGAAACATTAGATACAAATGAAGTAACAAATTGGGTAGCCACCCTTAATCAATCAGATGGATATGATTTTCAATTAGTGGGAAGTTCTGAGGTTAAAGAGCTTATTGAGACTGGAGATATTAACTTTGCGTTACAATTAAATAACTGGAATTACAAGTTTTTAGTTGGCACGGAAGATGAAGAACGAATAGCCGTAGAACAGTATGTAACGCAGGTGTTTAGAGAAGAAATACGTTTAAATGAACTTGTAGGTAAATCAGAAATCGATAAAATAAAATTTCGATCAGAAGTCAAATTGGCAATGGAAAATCCAGTAATAACTGTTAAAACACAAGCCCTAGAAGAAAGTAGTGAAGCTAGTACTCTTTCAGGAAATTATCAACTATTGTTTGGTACGGCGTTACACTTTTCTATTTATACGGTCTTGTTTAGTTTAATGAATATTGTTGATGAGAAACGTCAGGGCACTTGGGATCGCTTAATATTATCACCAATTCGTAAATTGCAAATATATTTGGGTCATTTATGTTACTGTTTTTTAATTGGTTTTCTACAAATCACTTTTGTATTTCTATTTTTTGATTATGTTTATGGTTATGATTTTGGTTTTGGCCCCAACTTCGGTGCCATCTTATTAATTATAGGTAGCTACATTTTTTCTATAGTCGCACTAGGCATGCTTGTGATGGGATTAGTTAAATCAACCCAACAGCTACAGGCAGTCAATCCACTTATTGCAACAGGAATGGCAATGTTAGGTGGTGCATTCTGGCCACTTGAAGCAGTTTCTAATCAGTTATTGCTTGCGTTATCAAAAGGTATGCCAATATTTTATGGAATAAAGGCACTAGAAGAAGTAATTATATACAATAAAGGAATTATGGAAGTCCTCCCATCAATCTCGTTTATGCTATTGTTCGGTGTAATTTGTATGGGAGTTGGAGTTAATTTAATGGAACGAGTGAAAGGTTAG
- a CDS encoding AAA family ATPase, translated as MKFVLLFGPQAVGKMTIGHELEKVTDLKLFHNHMTIELVKPFFDFGTPSFERLVHLFRNEIFQEVAASEMPGLIFTYVWALDQQEDWDFVERVKTTFEEKGAEIYFVELEADPEERIKRNSTPHRLEHKATKRNIEQSEKNLRETMEQYRLNSNEGEIKQEHYLRINNTNLTAEEVAKEIKETFDL; from the coding sequence ATGAAATTCGTATTATTATTTGGACCACAAGCAGTAGGAAAAATGACTATTGGACATGAGTTAGAAAAGGTGACAGATCTAAAACTCTTCCACAATCACATGACGATTGAATTAGTTAAACCGTTTTTTGATTTTGGTACACCTTCGTTTGAGCGTCTTGTACATTTATTTCGAAATGAAATTTTTCAAGAAGTTGCAGCTAGCGAAATGCCTGGGTTGATATTTACATATGTCTGGGCATTAGATCAACAGGAAGATTGGGATTTTGTTGAAAGAGTGAAAACAACTTTTGAGGAAAAAGGTGCTGAAATTTATTTTGTTGAACTGGAAGCGGATCCAGAGGAACGAATAAAGAGAAATAGTACACCACACCGATTAGAGCACAAAGCAACAAAACGAAATATCGAACAATCTGAAAAAAACTTGCGTGAAACAATGGAGCAATATCGTTTAAATTCAAATGAAGGTGAAATTAAACAGGAACACTATCTTCGTATTAATAATACCAATCTGACTGCAGAAGAAGTCGCGAAAGAAATTAAGGAAACATTTGATTTATAA
- a CDS encoding putative holin-like toxin, whose amino-acid sequence MGVYESFMVLFGFGTFLIALLALIVTLINKK is encoded by the coding sequence GTGGGTGTATATGAAAGTTTTATGGTATTGTTTGGGTTTGGTACGTTTTTGATTGCATTACTTGCGTTGATCGTTACCTTGATTAATAAAAAGTAG
- a CDS encoding TetR/AcrR family transcriptional regulator → MNPIIDKFAGLDKEKQKRIINAALEEFAERGYQEASTNRIVKAAGIGKGMLFYYFKNKKTLYHYLLTDSLDIMLNDFLEEIDMNETDFIERLHQIARIKLKLFIKHPHVINFLGTFMLAQEDNLPVDISEKYQRLQTIGFSKMYEDIDRSLFRSDIDVEKAFQLIRWGIEGYQEELKMRLKGKKFNANDLEAHWKEFYQYLAILKTVFYQKGDSGL, encoded by the coding sequence GTGAACCCAATTATCGATAAATTTGCTGGCTTGGACAAGGAAAAACAGAAGCGAATAATAAATGCAGCTCTAGAGGAGTTTGCTGAGCGAGGATATCAGGAAGCGTCAACAAACCGTATAGTTAAAGCGGCTGGTATTGGAAAAGGGATGTTGTTTTATTATTTTAAAAACAAAAAGACATTATACCATTATTTATTGACCGATAGTTTAGATATAATGCTTAATGACTTTTTAGAGGAAATAGATATGAATGAAACAGATTTTATTGAGCGATTACATCAAATTGCTAGAATAAAACTAAAATTATTCATCAAACATCCTCATGTGATTAATTTTCTCGGTACATTCATGTTAGCTCAAGAGGATAACTTACCTGTAGATATCTCAGAAAAATATCAACGACTACAAACGATAGGATTTAGCAAAATGTATGAAGATATTGATCGTAGTTTATTCCGAAGTGATATAGATGTTGAAAAAGCATTCCAATTAATTAGATGGGGAATCGAGGGTTATCAAGAGGAATTAAAGATGCGTTTAAAAGGTAAAAAATTTAATGCGAATGATTTGGAAGCCCATTGGAAGGAATTCTATCAGTATCTAGCTATATTAAAAACTGTTTTCTATCAAAAGGGAGATTCAGGATTATGA
- a CDS encoding ABC transporter ATP-binding protein, with translation MTILQVNNVTKKFVEFTALDGVNLEVKQGEIHGFIGPNGAGKSTTIRVLLGLLQATSGEAKIFGKDAWRDAVEIHKRLAYVPGDVNLWPNLTGGEVIDLFLKMRGTAVNQSKRMELIERFNLDPSKKCRTYSKGNRQKIALIAAFTAEADLYILDEPTSGLDPLMERVFQTYVEEAKEQGASVLLSSHILSEVERLCDRVGIIREGKMIETGSLTELRHLTRVRLVVETNEQISALATVKGVHDLQELGKRAYIFQVDAEELSHVMEYVSRFGIVKLESTPPTLEDLFMRHYEGEMQ, from the coding sequence ATGACCATTTTGCAGGTAAACAATGTGACGAAGAAATTTGTTGAGTTCACGGCATTGGACGGGGTTAATTTAGAAGTAAAACAGGGAGAAATTCACGGATTTATTGGTCCGAACGGTGCGGGTAAATCAACAACGATTCGTGTACTACTCGGTTTACTACAAGCAACCTCAGGTGAAGCGAAAATTTTCGGGAAAGATGCCTGGCGAGACGCTGTGGAGATTCATAAACGATTGGCTTATGTACCAGGTGATGTTAATCTATGGCCGAATTTAACAGGTGGCGAAGTAATCGATCTGTTTTTAAAAATGCGTGGTACTGCAGTTAACCAATCGAAACGTATGGAGTTAATTGAGCGATTTAATCTTGATCCATCAAAAAAATGTCGAACTTATTCGAAGGGTAATCGGCAAAAGATAGCATTAATTGCTGCTTTTACAGCTGAAGCAGATTTATATATTTTAGATGAACCGACATCAGGTTTAGATCCTTTGATGGAACGAGTCTTTCAAACATATGTTGAAGAAGCGAAAGAACAAGGAGCAAGTGTCTTATTATCGAGCCATATTTTATCGGAAGTAGAACGTTTATGTGATCGTGTTGGAATAATTCGAGAAGGAAAAATGATTGAAACAGGGTCATTAACTGAATTACGTCATTTAACTCGTGTTCGCTTAGTTGTAGAAACAAATGAACAAATAAGTGCACTAGCAACAGTCAAAGGTGTCCATGATCTACAAGAACTAGGGAAACGAGCGTATATATTTCAAGTTGATGCTGAAGAATTAAGCCATGTAATGGAATACGTCAGCCGTTTTGGAATTGTGAAATTGGAGAGTACACCACCAACCTTAGAGGACTTATTTATGCGTCATTATGAGGGAGAGATGCAGTAA
- a CDS encoding ABC transporter permease, with the protein MTNQLIDQSGVLFRFLVKRERVKLPIWIMSILVTTLSVAVAFTGLYQSVQERQAMAETMRNPAMAALVGQGYGLDNYTDGAMMAHQMLLITAVVVAIMNILLVVRLTRADEEDGQLEMLRALPMGRLAQTYAVMILVVGTNVVMAFLAAVGLSVLGIDTINISGSLLYGAVLGTTGIFFAAVTMLVAQLSDNSRGAMMLAYTVLGVSYFIRAIGDAGNTTISWFSPLGLLMGAEVYVNNYWWPVLVTLIVSGLVIVMAFFLNQIRDIGSGFLPSQSGKMHASRFLQTPLGLAMRLQRTPIIAWTIGMFVIGASYGSVLGDLDTFFEENEVIKQMLSSGEEIPMTEQFLSMLMVIMAMIATVPAVMTLVKIKAEEKQQRTEHLLARAISKPRLLASYLIIAFLTSIVMLAVSVLGLASTGLAVLEIDISFTTLLQAMIVYLPALWVMLGVTTLLIGIGPRFSAFSWFYLLYAFFVVYLGGLLEFPKWLANLSPFAHIPQLPVEEINYYSLISLTVIAGVLILIGFIGYRKRDVQG; encoded by the coding sequence ATGACTAATCAATTAATCGATCAGTCAGGTGTATTGTTTCGTTTTTTAGTAAAACGTGAACGGGTTAAGCTGCCAATATGGATCATGTCTATTTTAGTGACAACACTTTCGGTAGCAGTTGCATTTACTGGTTTGTATCAAAGTGTTCAAGAACGACAAGCAATGGCAGAAACAATGCGTAACCCTGCAATGGCAGCATTAGTTGGTCAGGGGTATGGATTGGATAATTATACTGATGGTGCAATGATGGCGCATCAAATGTTATTGATAACAGCAGTTGTAGTAGCGATTATGAATATATTATTAGTTGTTCGGCTCACAAGAGCGGACGAAGAAGATGGTCAGCTCGAAATGTTACGTGCCTTGCCAATGGGTAGATTAGCGCAAACGTATGCTGTTATGATTTTAGTGGTAGGTACAAATGTAGTGATGGCATTTTTAGCAGCAGTTGGCTTATCTGTTCTAGGGATAGATACGATTAATATAAGTGGCTCTTTATTATATGGCGCTGTCTTAGGAACAACGGGGATTTTCTTTGCAGCGGTAACAATGCTAGTTGCACAGCTTTCCGATAATTCGAGGGGTGCAATGATGCTCGCATACACTGTGTTGGGTGTATCTTACTTCATTCGAGCAATTGGCGATGCCGGTAACACAACAATATCTTGGTTTTCACCATTAGGCTTATTGATGGGTGCAGAAGTATATGTAAACAATTATTGGTGGCCCGTATTAGTGACATTGATTGTTTCGGGGCTAGTTATTGTAATGGCATTTTTTCTCAATCAAATACGAGATATAGGATCTGGCTTTTTGCCATCTCAGTCTGGTAAAATGCATGCATCACGCTTTTTGCAAACACCATTAGGTCTAGCGATGAGGCTTCAACGCACACCTATTATTGCGTGGACGATAGGAATGTTTGTTATTGGAGCGTCATACGGATCCGTGTTGGGGGATTTGGATACATTTTTTGAAGAAAATGAAGTGATTAAACAAATGCTGTCATCTGGAGAAGAGATACCCATGACGGAACAGTTTCTATCAATGCTAATGGTAATTATGGCAATGATTGCAACTGTACCAGCAGTTATGACATTGGTTAAAATAAAGGCTGAGGAAAAACAACAACGAACAGAGCATTTATTAGCAAGAGCAATATCAAAACCGAGACTATTAGCCAGCTATTTGATTATTGCATTTCTTACTAGTATTGTGATGTTAGCTGTATCCGTGCTTGGCTTAGCCTCAACTGGTTTAGCGGTGTTGGAAATCGATATTTCGTTCACAACATTGCTACAAGCTATGATAGTTTATCTTCCGGCCTTGTGGGTGATGCTTGGAGTTACTACTTTATTGATTGGAATAGGACCAAGGTTCAGTGCATTTAGCTGGTTCTATCTTTTGTATGCCTTCTTTGTAGTCTATTTAGGCGGATTACTAGAATTCCCAAAATGGCTAGCTAATCTATCACCGTTTGCGCACATACCACAGCTACCAGTAGAGGAAATTAACTATTATTCCTTAATTAGTTTGACTGTAATTGCAGGTGTATTAATACTAATAGGGTTTATTGGATATAGAAAAAGGGATGTACAAGGATGA
- a CDS encoding HAD family hydrolase: MKVIKAVLFDLDGTLLDRDTTIRNFIEDQYDRFRHYLYTVPKRNYVNRFIELDQHGYVWKDKVYKELIEEYHFAELTWESMLEDYLLHVSEHAVAYSGLNEMIKTLKRSGYHLGIITNGKSVLQMNMIEVLNIKSYFDVILISESEGIKKPDPLIFQKALISLKVRPNESIYIGDHPKNDVQAAMSIGMQGIWKRNNSTAIIDADAVIDNLAEIPRIIENISHP, from the coding sequence ATGAAAGTGATAAAAGCAGTTCTGTTTGATCTTGATGGTACATTATTAGATCGAGATACAACAATTAGGAACTTCATTGAGGATCAATATGATCGATTTCGCCATTACTTATATACTGTACCAAAACGTAATTATGTTAATCGCTTTATCGAGTTAGATCAGCATGGTTATGTATGGAAAGATAAGGTATATAAAGAATTAATTGAAGAATACCATTTCGCTGAGTTAACGTGGGAGAGTATGTTAGAAGATTATCTTCTGCACGTCAGTGAACATGCAGTTGCCTATAGTGGCTTAAATGAAATGATTAAAACGCTAAAGAGAAGCGGTTATCATTTAGGTATCATCACGAATGGTAAAAGCGTATTGCAAATGAATATGATAGAAGTATTAAACATAAAGTCGTATTTTGATGTGATACTTATATCAGAATCAGAAGGTATTAAAAAACCTGACCCACTTATTTTTCAAAAAGCGCTTATTTCACTGAAAGTTAGACCAAATGAAAGCATATATATAGGAGATCACCCTAAAAATGATGTCCAAGCAGCAATGTCTATTGGCATGCAAGGAATATGGAAAAGAAATAATAGTACGGCTATAATTGACGCGGATGCAGTTATTGATAATTTGGCAGAGATTCCTAGAATAATAGAGAACATTTCTCATCCTTGA
- a CDS encoding ROK family protein, whose amino-acid sequence MYIVFDIGGTFVKHALMSSDGKIINEGKFSTPNNSTDVLIDQMVEVFKSSTDQVKGIAISCPGMIDVDSGIVYHGGSLTYLHKQNLSELVRSRCGVSVSIENDGKCAALAELWLGSVKGYKHAAVLVLGTGVGGGLIIDGKLHRGSNLAAGEMSYIMDGFKLETNKATFVGLSGSAARMVDTIVKTKNLRENDGEAAFSYIVNGDEEATNVFNDYCKSIAVQILNLQYVLDPDIFAIGGGISVQPILLDGIKQAIEDIKHANPMHVATPYVVTCKFRSAANLYGALYHYLQQYEKVE is encoded by the coding sequence ATGTATATCGTATTTGATATAGGAGGAACCTTTGTAAAGCATGCTCTTATGAGTAGCGACGGAAAAATCATTAATGAAGGTAAATTTTCAACACCAAACAACAGCACAGATGTATTGATTGATCAAATGGTGGAAGTATTTAAATCGTCAACTGATCAAGTAAAGGGAATTGCAATTAGTTGCCCAGGTATGATAGATGTGGATAGTGGAATAGTCTATCATGGAGGAAGTTTGACGTATTTACATAAGCAAAATTTATCTGAATTAGTAAGAAGTCGTTGCGGTGTTTCTGTATCAATAGAAAATGATGGAAAGTGTGCAGCGTTAGCTGAACTTTGGTTAGGTAGTGTAAAGGGGTATAAACATGCAGCTGTCCTTGTTCTCGGAACAGGTGTAGGCGGTGGTTTAATTATTGATGGAAAACTACATCGCGGAAGCAATTTAGCGGCAGGTGAAATGAGCTATATTATGGACGGTTTCAAATTGGAAACAAATAAAGCGACGTTTGTTGGCTTATCCGGTTCTGCTGCTAGAATGGTTGACACAATTGTTAAAACTAAGAATTTAAGAGAAAATGATGGAGAAGCTGCGTTCTCATATATTGTTAATGGCGATGAAGAAGCAACAAATGTATTTAACGATTATTGCAAAAGTATAGCTGTTCAGATTTTAAACTTACAGTATGTACTTGATCCAGATATCTTCGCAATTGGTGGTGGAATTAGTGTGCAACCAATTTTGTTAGATGGGATTAAGCAAGCAATTGAAGATATTAAACATGCTAATCCAATGCATGTTGCTACACCTTATGTTGTTACTTGTAAATTTCGTAGTGCGGCTAACCTTTATGGGGCTTTGTATCATTACTTACAACAATATGAAAAAGTGGAATAG